The following coding sequences lie in one Maribacter forsetii DSM 18668 genomic window:
- a CDS encoding sugar nucleotide-binding protein — translation MKLDSKKILILGGSGFIGNAIYKELCNYFDTYGTYCHAANSFSSNKQFIHYNLEEDDIVEVLEELKPQVIVSALRGNFAALVIAHSHLAEYVLKEDCKIYFISSANVFDAYSKYPSYEMDKTLSESVYGRLKIKIENMLLRLPKDKMAILRVPMVFGNSSPRVKDMKKAIIANEPVEVFPNLILNVTNDDKLTQQIHYLINRNKTGIYHLGSNDLTHHEDFIKEVLERVGNFNPIIKRVYTTNEDRYLAVLPKTNTLPKNLQFTFQDIIDHHVLN, via the coding sequence TTGAAATTAGACTCTAAAAAAATACTGATTCTTGGCGGAAGCGGATTCATAGGTAATGCAATTTACAAAGAGCTTTGTAATTATTTTGACACCTATGGCACCTATTGTCATGCCGCAAATTCTTTTTCATCTAACAAACAATTTATACATTATAATTTAGAGGAAGATGATATTGTTGAAGTATTAGAAGAACTGAAACCACAGGTTATAGTTTCCGCATTAAGAGGTAATTTTGCAGCCCTTGTTATTGCACACAGTCATTTAGCCGAGTATGTTTTAAAAGAAGACTGTAAAATTTACTTTATATCCTCTGCCAATGTTTTTGATGCCTATAGTAAATATCCATCCTATGAAATGGACAAGACTTTATCTGAAAGTGTGTATGGCAGACTGAAAATTAAGATTGAAAATATGCTGCTTAGGTTACCAAAAGATAAAATGGCTATTTTAAGAGTTCCTATGGTTTTTGGCAACAGTTCTCCAAGAGTAAAGGATATGAAAAAAGCGATTATAGCCAACGAACCTGTAGAGGTCTTTCCTAATTTGATATTAAATGTCACTAATGATGATAAACTAACCCAGCAAATTCATTATCTTATAAATAGAAACAAAACCGGTATTTATCATTTAGGAAGTAATGACTTAACACATCACGAAGATTTTATAAAGGAAGTATTAGAACGTGTTGGCAATTTCAACCCAATAATCAAAAGGGTATATACTACCAATGAAGATAGATATTTGGCAGTTTTACCAAAGACCAATACATTACCTAAAAATTTACAGTTTACTTTTCAAGATATTATTGACCATCATGTTTTAAATTAG
- the gcvT gene encoding glycine cleavage system aminomethyltransferase GcvT produces MKNTALTTTHESLGAKMVPFAGYNMPVSYEGVNAEHETVRNAVGVFDVSHMGEFLISGPNALALIQKVSSNDASKLTIGRAQYSCLPNETGGIVDDLIIYKIKEEQYLLVVNASNIEKDWNHISSYNTDLKADIRDISEGYSLLAIQGPKAVEAMQSLTSVNLADIKFYHFEVADFAGIDNVIISATGYTGSGGFEIYCKNEEVKQIWDKVFEAGADFGIKPIGLAARDTLRLEMGYCLYGNDIDDNTSPFEAGLGWVTKFTKEFVNSEALAKEKQHGPERKLVAFELDERGIPRHGYDIVDGSGKTIGIVTSGTMSPSMGTGIGLGYVPPIFTEVGSKINIQIRKKAVSATIVKLPFYKK; encoded by the coding sequence ATGAAAAATACTGCGCTTACCACAACACACGAATCACTTGGTGCCAAAATGGTACCATTTGCTGGTTACAACATGCCCGTTTCATACGAAGGTGTAAATGCCGAACATGAAACAGTTCGTAATGCTGTTGGGGTTTTTGATGTATCGCATATGGGCGAGTTTTTAATTTCTGGACCAAATGCATTAGCCTTGATTCAGAAAGTTTCTTCTAACGATGCATCTAAATTGACCATTGGTAGAGCTCAGTATAGTTGCCTACCTAATGAAACTGGTGGTATAGTAGATGACCTAATCATTTATAAAATTAAAGAAGAACAATATTTGCTAGTGGTGAACGCTTCAAATATTGAAAAAGACTGGAATCACATTTCATCTTACAATACAGATTTAAAAGCAGATATCCGAGATATCTCTGAAGGATATTCGCTTTTAGCTATTCAAGGTCCTAAGGCTGTTGAAGCAATGCAATCTTTGACTTCTGTTAATTTAGCCGATATAAAATTTTATCATTTTGAAGTTGCCGATTTTGCAGGTATAGACAATGTGATTATTTCTGCAACTGGATATACTGGATCTGGAGGATTTGAAATTTACTGTAAAAATGAAGAGGTTAAACAAATATGGGACAAGGTTTTTGAAGCCGGAGCGGATTTTGGAATTAAACCAATAGGACTAGCGGCTAGAGACACACTTCGTCTAGAAATGGGATACTGCCTTTACGGGAATGATATTGATGATAATACATCTCCCTTTGAAGCTGGATTAGGATGGGTAACCAAATTCACCAAAGAGTTTGTAAACTCTGAGGCTTTGGCAAAAGAAAAGCAACACGGTCCAGAACGCAAATTAGTAGCTTTTGAATTAGATGAACGTGGCATACCAAGACATGGTTATGATATAGTTGATGGTAGTGGAAAAACTATTGGCATAGTAACATCTGGTACGATGTCGCCTTCTATGGGAACCGGAATCGGACTAGGGTATGTTCCACCGATATTTACGGAAGTAGGTAGCAAAATCAATATTCAAATAAGAAAGAAAGCTGTATCTGCAACTATAGTTAAATTACCATTTTACAAAAAGTAA
- a CDS encoding YebC/PmpR family DNA-binding transcriptional regulator, with product MGRAFEFRKARKMKRWSAMSKAFTRIGKDIVMAVKEGGPDPDSNSRLRAVIQNAKSVNMPKDNVERAIKRGSDKSLGDYKEVLFEGYAPHGIAVLVETATDNNTRTVANVRSYFNKCNGNLGTSGSVEFMFDHTCNFRIPAEGLDPEEIELELIDFGAEEVFVDDDGILIYGPFESFGALQKELENREIEILSSGFERIPQVTKALNEEETADVEKLLEKLEEDDDVQNVYHSMQE from the coding sequence ATGGGAAGAGCTTTTGAGTTTAGAAAAGCACGTAAAATGAAAAGATGGTCAGCAATGTCCAAAGCCTTTACTCGTATTGGCAAAGATATTGTGATGGCCGTAAAAGAAGGAGGACCGGATCCTGATTCAAATTCGCGATTAAGAGCGGTTATACAAAATGCCAAGTCGGTCAACATGCCGAAAGACAATGTGGAACGCGCTATAAAAAGAGGGAGTGATAAAAGTCTTGGTGATTACAAAGAAGTTCTTTTTGAAGGATATGCTCCTCATGGTATAGCTGTTCTAGTAGAAACCGCTACTGACAATAATACAAGAACGGTTGCTAACGTTAGAAGTTACTTCAATAAATGCAACGGTAATTTAGGTACTTCAGGTTCCGTTGAATTCATGTTCGATCATACTTGTAACTTCCGTATTCCAGCTGAAGGTTTAGACCCTGAAGAAATAGAATTAGAATTAATTGATTTTGGCGCTGAAGAAGTTTTCGTAGACGATGACGGAATATTAATATACGGACCTTTTGAAAGTTTTGGTGCTCTTCAAAAAGAATTGGAGAACCGTGAAATTGAAATTTTATCATCAGGCTTTGAACGTATACCACAAGTGACAAAGGCACTTAACGAAGAAGAAACTGCTGATGTTGAAAAGCTTCTAGAAAAACTAGAAGAAGATGATGATGTACAGAACGTATATCACTCTATGCAGGAATAA
- a CDS encoding glutaminase: MIDFQRILTAINEAASNEKERGEIANYIPELAKVDVNNFGIHLIDNLQNDFSAGNSNELFSIQSISKVLTLSMALSLIGEDVWKRVDVEPSGDPFNHLSLLELENGIPRNPLINPGAIVIADILVSQLKNPKEDFLNYVRNIAGDNTIDYDETVALSEKKTGFRNFAAANLLKSYGNLNNEVDVVLDFYFHQCSLAMNCAQLTHIFYVFMNHGKCRRNKTYLTLSQVKRINAIMLTCGFYDEAGEFAFEVGLPGKSGVGGGIVALLPNKFCVATWSPGLNPKGNSKLGMLALEKLTTETELSIF; the protein is encoded by the coding sequence ATGATAGATTTTCAACGTATTCTTACCGCTATAAATGAAGCTGCATCCAATGAGAAGGAAAGGGGAGAAATTGCTAATTACATTCCAGAATTAGCAAAAGTAGATGTAAACAATTTTGGTATACACCTCATAGACAATCTGCAGAACGACTTTTCTGCAGGAAATTCAAACGAACTGTTTTCAATTCAAAGTATTTCTAAAGTTCTAACATTGTCTATGGCATTAAGCCTTATTGGAGAAGACGTTTGGAAACGTGTTGATGTTGAACCATCTGGTGATCCATTTAACCATCTATCGTTATTAGAATTAGAAAACGGAATTCCAAGAAATCCGTTAATAAACCCTGGCGCTATAGTTATTGCGGATATTTTGGTTTCACAATTAAAGAATCCGAAAGAAGATTTTCTAAACTACGTTAGAAATATTGCAGGTGATAACACAATAGATTATGATGAAACCGTAGCACTTTCCGAAAAGAAAACAGGATTTCGAAATTTTGCAGCTGCCAACTTATTAAAATCTTATGGCAATTTAAATAATGAGGTAGATGTTGTACTAGACTTCTATTTTCATCAATGTTCACTTGCCATGAATTGTGCACAGCTAACACATATATTCTACGTTTTCATGAATCATGGTAAATGTAGAAGAAACAAGACATATTTAACATTATCTCAAGTAAAACGAATTAATGCTATAATGCTAACGTGCGGATTCTACGATGAAGCAGGCGAATTTGCTTTTGAAGTTGGCTTACCCGGCAAGAGTGGTGTTGGTGGCGGTATTGTAGCATTACTACCAAATAAATTCTGTGTAGCTACATGGTCTCCCGGTCTCAATCCTAAAGGAAATTCCAAATTAGGAATGCTAGCCCTTGAAAAATTAACCACAGAAACTGAACTTTCTATTTTTTGA
- a CDS encoding 4a-hydroxytetrahydrobiopterin dehydratase: MEKFTDQQIADYLGQLDGWEYVDGAIETTFEFKNFKEAFSVMTRIAFECEAQDHHPDWSNVYNTLNIRLNTHDANGVTEKDFVLARTIEDIIESEF; encoded by the coding sequence ATGGAAAAATTTACTGACCAGCAAATAGCGGATTATTTGGGTCAATTGGACGGATGGGAATATGTGGATGGCGCCATAGAAACCACATTTGAATTTAAAAATTTCAAAGAAGCCTTTTCTGTAATGACAAGAATTGCATTTGAGTGCGAAGCTCAAGATCACCACCCAGATTGGAGCAATGTGTACAACACCTTGAATATTCGTTTAAATACTCATGATGCCAATGGTGTTACCGAAAAAGATTTTGTTCTAGCTAGAACTATAGAAGATATTATAGAAAGTGAATTTTAA